In one window of Gemmatimonas sp. UBA7669 DNA:
- a CDS encoding TolC family protein, translating into MIPVQREEARSHRPSGLRALLLGAMLVALPACGPRRPGLATQPVDALLVARTGVAAPRMRGVDSLVASDSVRAMLARPLTPDAVVRVTLLAQPRLRSLYEEIGLAQADVVQAGLLSNPLASVDRFTEGRFQEFSVALSFVELLRRPLRTRVARARLETTTLQVADAVFRAVTDARSALAETVAAEQSLDLRRRTRQAAQASATTAALVHQVGNLLDLDLASERARAAESDAAVLRAEGEAAASRERLVRALGVDVPGDSLRLPARLADLAGAMPPRDSLVALAVNSRLDLAAALSEINASAREVGLTSRFRYLADGSLAYSGEAEGSRMLRGPGLSVPLPLFDRGQARLQRAQAALRQAVARQEGLIREVRSEVRESLAQLDAAQRRATRYQADVLPLRQRVTRETQLLYNSMAIGVFGLLAAQQAELEAGQGYIESLRDYWIARYHLEQALGTRIP; encoded by the coding sequence GAGGCTCGCTCTCACCGGCCCAGCGGGCTTCGCGCGCTGCTGCTGGGGGCGATGCTCGTGGCCCTGCCGGCATGCGGGCCGCGTCGCCCGGGGCTCGCCACCCAGCCGGTGGATGCCCTGCTGGTCGCGCGTACCGGCGTCGCCGCCCCCCGCATGCGCGGCGTCGACTCGCTCGTGGCATCGGACAGCGTCCGTGCCATGCTGGCCAGACCGTTGACGCCGGACGCCGTCGTGCGCGTCACCCTGCTGGCACAGCCGCGCCTGCGGTCCCTCTATGAGGAGATCGGCCTGGCTCAGGCTGACGTCGTGCAGGCCGGTCTGCTCAGCAATCCGCTCGCTTCGGTGGATCGGTTTACGGAGGGACGCTTTCAGGAGTTTTCGGTCGCGCTGTCCTTCGTGGAACTGCTGCGGCGCCCGCTGCGCACCCGCGTCGCGAGGGCGCGTTTGGAGACCACCACCTTGCAGGTGGCGGATGCGGTCTTTCGCGCGGTGACGGACGCGCGGAGCGCGCTCGCCGAGACCGTTGCCGCCGAGCAGAGCCTCGACCTTCGGCGACGCACGCGTCAGGCGGCCCAGGCGTCGGCCACGACGGCCGCCTTGGTGCATCAGGTCGGAAACCTGCTCGATCTCGATCTCGCCAGCGAGCGGGCTCGTGCTGCCGAGAGTGACGCCGCCGTGTTGCGCGCGGAGGGGGAGGCAGCGGCAAGCCGTGAGCGCCTGGTGCGCGCGCTCGGCGTCGACGTGCCGGGAGATTCCCTGCGACTACCCGCTCGGCTCGCCGATCTCGCGGGCGCGATGCCGCCCCGCGACTCACTCGTGGCGCTCGCGGTGAATTCGCGTTTGGACCTCGCGGCCGCCCTGTCCGAGATCAATGCGAGCGCGCGCGAGGTTGGATTGACGTCACGCTTTCGGTACCTCGCCGACGGCTCGCTGGCTTACTCGGGAGAAGCGGAAGGGAGTCGCATGCTGCGTGGACCTGGGTTGTCCGTGCCCCTGCCACTGTTTGATCGAGGGCAGGCACGGTTGCAGCGCGCACAGGCTGCGTTGCGACAGGCGGTGGCGCGTCAGGAGGGATTGATACGGGAGGTGCGCTCGGAAGTTCGGGAGAGTCTGGCGCAACTGGACGCGGCACAGCGTCGGGCGACGCGGTATCAGGCGGACGTGTTGCCGCTGCGCCAACGAGTCACGCGGGAAACACAGTTGCTGTACAACTCGATGGCGATCGGGGTCTTTGGTCTGCTGGCGGCGCAACAGGCTGAGTTGGAGGCCGGGCAGGGGTATATCGAGTCCCTGCGGGACTATTGGATCGCGCGCTACCACCTCGAACAGGCGCTGGGGACGCGCATTCCATGA
- a CDS encoding copper oxidase — MSDFNHPSAVDRRTLLKSGAAAVGLAALGPRAASALAASTVDHQAGVVFAPGLPGRDYTPVITPNGAALPFRVVQGVKVFHLVAEPLQHEFAPGLTAECWGFNGRTPGPTIEAVEGDRVRIYVTNRLPAATSVHWHGILLPSGMDGVSGLSQAPIPAGATFKYEFTLRQHGTFMYHSHRDEMTQQALGMMGMFIVHPRISARRPDRDFVLLSSEWKVLPGARRPDPNEMLEFNVLTFNGKAFPGTAPLMVKQNDHVRIRLGNLSAMSHHSIHIHGHAWTLTETDGGVIPPLARWPEVTQLVPVGCTRTMEFIADNPGDWALHCHMSHHTMTQMGHSGINMLGVDAAAVDRAVQPILPSYMTMGTDGMGDMGEMGMPVPPNSTPMFGTTGPYGYIDMGGMFTVLKVRPMLRAGDEARWWEPPAGTLAQAARPEELARDGIIVEPSASPPAAPHHHPPPPTFQPDRPK, encoded by the coding sequence ATGAGCGACTTCAATCACCCGTCGGCCGTGGACCGGCGCACGCTGCTGAAGTCCGGCGCGGCGGCGGTGGGACTGGCGGCCCTGGGCCCGCGCGCCGCCTCCGCACTCGCGGCCTCCACGGTCGATCACCAGGCGGGTGTCGTATTCGCGCCGGGGCTGCCCGGCCGTGACTACACGCCCGTGATCACGCCGAACGGCGCCGCGCTGCCGTTCCGCGTCGTGCAAGGAGTGAAGGTTTTTCATCTGGTTGCCGAACCGTTACAGCATGAGTTCGCACCTGGGCTGACCGCCGAGTGTTGGGGATTCAATGGGCGGACGCCCGGGCCCACGATCGAGGCGGTCGAGGGAGATCGTGTACGTATCTACGTGACGAATCGCCTGCCGGCCGCCACGAGCGTACACTGGCACGGCATTTTGCTCCCGTCGGGTATGGACGGAGTGTCCGGGCTCAGTCAAGCGCCCATCCCGGCTGGCGCCACGTTCAAGTATGAATTCACACTGCGGCAGCATGGCACCTTCATGTATCACTCGCATCGTGACGAGATGACGCAGCAGGCGCTCGGGATGATGGGCATGTTCATCGTGCATCCCCGCATCAGTGCGCGTCGGCCAGATCGTGATTTCGTGCTGTTGTCGAGTGAATGGAAGGTACTCCCGGGGGCGCGCCGCCCGGATCCGAACGAGATGCTCGAGTTCAACGTGCTCACGTTTAACGGCAAAGCCTTTCCCGGAACGGCGCCGCTCATGGTCAAACAGAACGACCACGTGCGCATTCGACTCGGCAACCTCAGTGCGATGAGTCATCACTCCATTCACATTCACGGCCACGCGTGGACACTGACCGAGACGGACGGTGGCGTCATTCCGCCGTTGGCTCGCTGGCCGGAGGTCACGCAACTGGTTCCTGTCGGCTGTACGAGAACGATGGAGTTCATCGCTGACAATCCGGGCGATTGGGCGCTGCACTGCCACATGTCGCATCATACCATGACACAGATGGGCCACTCGGGCATCAACATGCTCGGTGTGGATGCCGCCGCGGTGGATCGCGCGGTGCAGCCGATCCTGCCCTCGTATATGACGATGGGTACCGACGGGATGGGGGATATGGGTGAGATGGGGATGCCCGTGCCCCCGAATAGCACGCCGATGTTCGGCACGACCGGACCGTACGGATACATCGACATGGGGGGCATGTTCACCGTGCTCAAGGTGCGCCCCATGCTGCGGGCCGGCGACGAAGCGCGCTGGTGGGAGCCGCCCGCCGGCACGCTGGCACAGGCGGCGCGTCCGGAGGAGCTTGCGCGTGACGGCATCATAGTCGAACCGTCCGCGTCCCCACCCGCCGCGCCGCACCATCATCCGCCACCACCGACTTTTCAACCGGACCGTCCGAAATGA
- a CDS encoding M56 family metallopeptidase — MAETRDRAWLRRDTGRRELRYQRGLVIALALLLLGSLAPVIGGHILGVVDRPLSGSDHIGALCLIALHEFMAPVHRALHVVVAAGLVWAIVDRIRLTRRARRTLQGIRVREWSDGLARVAQTAGLDPARLLVVDGLPLPAFTLGSWSPRVYISSTLLEGEASLTEAELVAVLAHEAAHARRRDPLRFAVLRGLSHVLFWVPALRQIAEDIADEAEIAADDAAGGFNDPFVLANALVKLGAWRIPPASAAFASAVPGFLRKGHAGSPCQTPDRCGCLPPSTLVRPRTWRRRRHARDQYRVRRGRPPCPSVAWGIASGGGALRS, encoded by the coding sequence GTGGCTGAGACGCGCGATCGCGCGTGGTTGCGCCGCGATACCGGGCGCCGTGAGTTGCGCTACCAGCGTGGCCTGGTGATCGCGCTCGCGCTGCTGCTCCTTGGATCGCTGGCGCCGGTCATCGGCGGGCACATCCTTGGGGTGGTCGATCGTCCGCTCTCGGGGAGCGACCACATTGGTGCGCTCTGCCTCATCGCCTTGCACGAGTTCATGGCGCCGGTGCACCGCGCGTTGCACGTCGTAGTGGCCGCTGGCCTCGTGTGGGCGATCGTCGATCGAATTCGCCTGACGCGGCGTGCCCGGCGCACCCTGCAGGGGATCCGCGTGCGTGAGTGGTCCGACGGCTTGGCACGCGTCGCTCAGACGGCCGGTCTCGATCCGGCGAGGCTCTTGGTGGTGGATGGTCTACCGCTGCCCGCGTTTACGCTGGGCTCATGGTCACCTCGGGTCTATATCTCGTCGACCTTGCTCGAGGGTGAGGCGTCGCTCACCGAAGCCGAACTGGTCGCCGTGCTGGCGCACGAGGCCGCGCACGCACGCCGGCGGGACCCCTTGCGTTTCGCCGTCCTGCGCGGCCTGTCGCATGTGCTGTTCTGGGTACCTGCGCTTCGACAGATCGCTGAGGACATCGCCGATGAGGCGGAGATCGCCGCCGACGACGCGGCCGGTGGCTTCAACGATCCCTTCGTGTTGGCCAATGCGTTGGTCAAGCTCGGCGCCTGGCGGATCCCACCCGCGTCGGCGGCGTTTGCGTCCGCCGTGCCGGGGTTTCTCCGAAAAGGACATGCTGGATCGCCGTGTCAGACGCCTGATCGGTGCGGATGTCTCCCCCCGTCCACGCTCGTCAGGCCGCGCACTTGGCGGCGCCGTCGTCATGCTCGTGATCAGTACCGCGTCCGGCGTGGTCGACCTCCATGCCCTTCCGTCGCATGGGGCATCGCATCGGGCGGGGGCGCACTGCGCTCATGA
- a CDS encoding BlaI/MecI/CopY family transcriptional regulator, with product MTARKPRGPKLLDAIRLSADGLGKILGDLEARVLEAVWSLGAPVPARAVHEVIVRDHEVALLTVVTVLNKLVAKHILSRRKQRDLLHYSANMTPEAFREYASRRLIEGVIDFAPARLAASFVDVLAERDPAQLDELARLVQEAKTRRG from the coding sequence ATGACCGCTCGCAAACCTCGCGGCCCGAAGTTGCTTGACGCCATCCGGCTCTCCGCTGACGGCCTTGGCAAGATCCTTGGCGATCTCGAGGCACGCGTGTTGGAGGCGGTCTGGAGCCTCGGCGCACCGGTGCCGGCTCGGGCTGTGCACGAGGTCATCGTTCGCGACCACGAGGTGGCCCTCCTCACGGTGGTCACGGTCCTCAACAAGCTCGTGGCCAAGCACATTCTTTCGCGGCGGAAGCAGCGGGACCTGTTGCACTACAGCGCTAACATGACACCCGAGGCGTTCCGGGAGTACGCATCGAGGCGCCTCATCGAAGGCGTGATCGACTTCGCCCCGGCGCGACTCGCCGCGTCCTTTGTCGACGTGCTCGCCGAGCGCGATCCAGCACAGTTGGATGAGCTGGCGCGACTGGTGCAGGAAGCGAAGACGCGTCGTGGCTGA
- a CDS encoding copper resistance protein CopC, with the protein MSLPTVPNTPATVVLRLLPHAKLKSSLPAAGASVAAPKELRLTFSEGLELKMSRVSLWQGTTDTHALGELTADGGETLVARVVKPLAKGAYTVKFTVAGEDGHPMSGSFTFMIQ; encoded by the coding sequence GTGTCGCTGCCGACGGTACCGAACACCCCGGCGACGGTGGTGCTGCGCCTTCTGCCGCACGCGAAGCTCAAGAGTTCGCTGCCCGCAGCGGGGGCGAGTGTCGCGGCCCCCAAAGAGCTGCGCCTGACGTTCAGTGAAGGGCTCGAGCTCAAGATGTCGCGCGTGTCGTTGTGGCAGGGCACCACGGACACGCATGCCCTCGGCGAGCTGACAGCGGACGGCGGTGAGACGCTGGTGGCGCGCGTCGTCAAGCCGTTGGCCAAGGGGGCGTATACGGTCAAGTTCACAGTGGCCGGCGAGGACGGCCACCCGATGAGCGGGTCGTTCACCTTCATGATCCAGTGA